CCGCGCCGGTCGCCGGCCGCGCACCATCGGCACCATGGCAGATCATGCAGCGCGTCGATCATCCCGATCCGGCCAAGGCCAACGCACAGGCGCTGATCGACCTCGAGAATGGCGCGACCGGGTTGTCGCTGGTGTTTGCCGGCTCGAACGCCGCGCATGGCTTCGGCCTCGCCGCCAGCCCCGACGCAGTGGCGCGCGCGCTCGACGGCGTGCATCTCGATGCTGCGATTGCAATCGAATTGCACCTCGGCGACTCCCTCTCACCCGCCTCGCTTCTCGCCGACACCGTCGAGCAGCGCGGCATCAAGGCCGCGGCCTGCGACATCCGGTTCGGCCTCGATCCGATCGGGCATGCGGCCGCTCGCGGCGCAAGCTCGCATGAGGCATCGACGCTCGGCGGCAACTCGGGCGCGCTGGTCAAGCAACTGCACGCGGCCGGCTTCAAGGGCCCGTTCTTCGCCGCGGACGGCCGGGTCGTGCACGACGCCGGCGGATCGGAGGCGCAGGAGCTCGCTTTCGCTCTCGCCTCCGCCGTCGCCTATCTGCGGGCGCTCGAAGCCGAAGGCATCGCGCTCGAGACCGCGCGCGGCATGATCTATGGCCGGCTCGCCGCCGACACCGATCAGTTTCTCACGCTGGCGAAATTCCGCAGCCTGCGGCGGCTGTGGGCGCGCATCGAGGAGGCCTGCGGCCTGGCGCCAAAGCCGCTCTTCATCTCGGGCGAGACGGCGTGGCGCATGCTCACCCGGCGCGATCCTTACGTGAACATGCTGCGCGCCACCATCGCGACGTTCGCGGCCGGATTGGGCGGCGCCAATGCCGTGACGGTGCTGCCGCACACGGCCGCACTCGGCCTGCCCGACGCGTTCGCGCGCCGTGTCGCCCGCAACACGCAATTGGTGCTGCTGGAGGAAAGCAATCTCGCCCGCGTCGCCGATCCCGCCGCCGGTGCCGGCGGCATCGAGGCGCTGACCAGCGAGTTGTGCAGCGCCGCCTGGGCACTGTTCCAGGAGATCGAGAAGGCCGGCGGCGTCGTTGCGGCGTTGCAGGCGGGCCTCATCCAGACCAAGGTCGCCGCGGTGAAGCAGGCGCGCGATGCGAACATCGCCAAGCGGCGCGACGTGCTGACCGGCGCCAGCGAGTTTCCGAATCTCAACGAGGCCGAAGTCGCCGTGGAAGCGGTCGCCCCTCTGGCCGCGCCGCTGGCGGCCAAGGCTGCGCTCAGCTTCGCACCGCTCACGCCGATCCGCCTCGCTGAAGGATTTGAGCGGCTGCGTGACCGCTCCGACAGCCTGCTGAAGAGCCAGGGACAGCGCCCCTCGGTCTTCCTCGCCAATCTCGGCACGGCCGCCGACTTCACCGCGCGCGCGACCTTCGTCCGCAGCTTCTTCGAGGCCGGCGGCATCGCCGCGATCGACGGCCAGGGCGGCGCGGATCCGGCCGCGCTCGCAGATGCATACCGCGCCTCCGGCGCCGCGATCGCCTGCCTCTGCTCGTCGGACAAGGTCTATGCCGAGGCCGCGGTTCCGGCGGCCAAGGCCCTTCAGGCCGCGGGCGCACGACATATCTATCTGGCAGGCCGGGGCGGCGAGCGGGAAGCTGCGTTGCGCGAAGCAGGCATCGGCAGCTTCGTATTCGCCGGCGGCGACGCGCTGAAGACGCTCGAGGACGCCTATACGCATCTGGAGTGAGCATGACCGACGACACCAAGCCTCTCCTGACCGGCGGCTGCCAATGCGGTGCCGTCCGCTTCGCGTTCAAGACCACGCCGAACAAGGTCAGCATCTGTCATTGCCGGATGTGCCAGAAAGCCTCCGGCGCGCCGTTCGCCTCGTTCGCTGAGATCGACCGCGAGCACTTCGCCTGGACGCGCGGTCAGCCCGCCGCGTTCCGTTCATCCACGATCGCCGAGCGCTTCTTCTGCCCCGCCTGCGGCACGCCGCTCGGCTTCGGGCGTATTGATGGGCCGCGGATCGAGATCATGACCGGCAGCTTCGACCGGCCGGACCGGGTGGTGCCGACGCGACAATATGGCTCGGAGTCGCGACTTGGCTGGGTGGTCGCGATCGCCAATCTGCCGAGCCAGACGACACAACAGAACTATGGACCGGAGAAGATGGCGTCCATCGTCAGTCATCAGCATCCGGATCATGACTGAGCGCGCGACATGCGAGCGTCCGAGGACCACCTCATGATCAACTGGCTGGCCGCGCTCATCGAAACTGCGGTCCACGGCCTCTGGACGCGCAGCATGACAACGGATCCACGCAATGATCCGGTCTACAAGAAGAACATCCAAGAGCTGATCGAGAGAAACCGCAGGTTTGAGGACGCCAGGGAATGACCCGGATTCCGAATTTCGCCGACATCGCGTTCGCGCCGATCGCAGCCCCCGCGCCCGCAGGCGCTGCCGAGCCGTGGCTGACGCCGGAAGGCATCCCGGTAAAATCAGCCTACGGCGAGGCCGATCTCGCCGGCATCGACTTCCTCGACACCTGGCCCGGCATCGCGCCCTATCTGCGCGGCCCCTACCCGACCATGTATGTCAACCAGCCCTGGACGGTCCGGCAATATGCCGGCTTCTCCACGGCCGAGGATTCCAACGCCTTCTACCGGCGCAACCTCGCCGCCGGCCAGAAGGGCCTCTCGGTCGCCTTCGATCTCGCCACCCATCGCGGCTATGATTCCGATCATCCGCGCGTCGGCGGCGACGTCGGCATGGCCGGCGTCGCAATCGACTCGATCTACGACATGCGCACCCTGTTCGCCGGCATTCCGCTCGACCAGATGAGCGTGTCGATGACCATGAACGGCGCCGTGCTGCCGATCCTGGCGCTGTTCGTCGTCGCCGCCGAAGAGCAGGGCGTGCCGCCGGAGAAGCTGTCGGGCACCATTCAGAACGACATTCTGAAAGAGTTCATGGTGCGCAACACCTACATCTATCCGCCCTCGCCCTCGATGCGGATCATCTCCGACATTTTCGCCTTCACCTCGCAGAAGATGCCGAAGTTCAATTCCATTTCCATCTCCGGCTATCACATGCAGGAAGCCGGCGCGACGCAGGATCTCGAGCTCGCCTATACGCTCGCCGACGGCGTCGAATATCTGCGCGCCGGCATCGCCGCCGGACTCGACGTCGACCGCTTCGCGCCGCGGCTGTCGTTCTTCTGGGCGATCGGCATGAACTTCTTCATGGAGGTCGCGAAGCTCCGCGCCGCGCGCCTGTTGTGGGCCAAGCTCTTGAAGCCGTTCAACCCGAAGGATCCGCGCTCGCTGTCCTTGCGCACGCACAGCCAGACCTCCGGCTGGTCGCTGACCGCGCAGGACGTCTACAACAACGTCGTGCGAACCGCCGTCGAGGCGATGGCAGCCACGCAAGGCCATACCCAGTCGCTGCACACCAACGCGCTCGACG
This region of Bradyrhizobium sp. SZCCHNS1050 genomic DNA includes:
- a CDS encoding methylmalonyl-CoA mutase subunit beta — encoded protein: MTTETDDLRLAADFAPAGEADWRKLVDGVLKGAAFEKLVGKTYDGLEIQPIYPRAKHAAPVAGRAPSAPWQIMQRVDHPDPAKANAQALIDLENGATGLSLVFAGSNAAHGFGLAASPDAVARALDGVHLDAAIAIELHLGDSLSPASLLADTVEQRGIKAAACDIRFGLDPIGHAAARGASSHEASTLGGNSGALVKQLHAAGFKGPFFAADGRVVHDAGGSEAQELAFALASAVAYLRALEAEGIALETARGMIYGRLAADTDQFLTLAKFRSLRRLWARIEEACGLAPKPLFISGETAWRMLTRRDPYVNMLRATIATFAAGLGGANAVTVLPHTAALGLPDAFARRVARNTQLVLLEESNLARVADPAAGAGGIEALTSELCSAAWALFQEIEKAGGVVAALQAGLIQTKVAAVKQARDANIAKRRDVLTGASEFPNLNEAEVAVEAVAPLAAPLAAKAALSFAPLTPIRLAEGFERLRDRSDSLLKSQGQRPSVFLANLGTAADFTARATFVRSFFEAGGIAAIDGQGGADPAALADAYRASGAAIACLCSSDKVYAEAAVPAAKALQAAGARHIYLAGRGGEREAALREAGIGSFVFAGGDALKTLEDAYTHLE
- a CDS encoding GFA family protein produces the protein MTDDTKPLLTGGCQCGAVRFAFKTTPNKVSICHCRMCQKASGAPFASFAEIDREHFAWTRGQPAAFRSSTIAERFFCPACGTPLGFGRIDGPRIEIMTGSFDRPDRVVPTRQYGSESRLGWVVAIANLPSQTTQQNYGPEKMASIVSHQHPDHD